The Streptomyces sp. NBC_01276 genome contains the following window.
GCGACGGCCGCACCGCGACCGCCCCCGAGCTGATCGACGCCATCTGGGGCGAGGACCCGCCCCCGCAGGCCCTGGCCACCATCCGCACGTACGCCTCCCGGCTGCGCAAGGTGCTCCACCCCGGGCTGCTCGTCAGCGACGCCGGCGGCTACGCGATCCGGCTGCGCCACCAGGAGGCCCTCGACCTCGGCATCGCCCGCAGCCTCGCCGCCGACGCCGAAACGGCCCGCTCCGCCGGCGACCGCGCGCTGGCCCGCACCCTCCTCGCCCGCGCCCTGGACCTCTGGGACGGCGAACCCCTCGCCGGGGTCCCCGGCCCGCACGCCGACACCGAGCGGACCCGCCTCGCCGAGTGGCGCCTCCAGCTGCTGGAGACCCGCCTCGACCTGGACCTGGAGGTCGGCCACCACGCCGAGGCCGTCTCCGAGCTCACCGCCCTCACCGCCGCCCACCCCCTGCGGGAGCGGCTGCGCGAACTGCTGATGCTGGCCCTGTACCGCAGCGGCCGCCAGGCCGAGGCCCTCGCCGTCTACGCCGACACCCGCCGTCTCCTCGCCGAGGAGCTGGGCGTCGACCCGCGGCCCGAACTCTCCGCCCTCCAGCAGCGCATCCTGAACGCCGACGCCGAGCTCGCCCGCGCCGAGGACCCCGCCACCGCCGCCGCCCCCGCACCCGTAAGGCCCGCGCAATTGCCCGCCACAGTCCCGGACTTCACCGGCCGCGCCCCCTTCGTCAGCGAGCTCGGGGAGATCCTCGCGGGCGCCGGGGGACAGGTCATGGCCGTCTCGGCGCTCGCGGGCATAGGCGGTGTCGGCAAGACCACCCTCGCCGTGCACGTCGCGCACGCCGCCCGGCCCCACTTCCCCGACGGCCAGCTCTACGCCGACCTCCAGGGCACCGACCCCCGCCCCGCGCAGCCCGAGGCCGTCCTCGGCTCCTTCCTGCGCGCCCTCGGCACCCCCGACAGCTCCATCCCCGACTCGGCCGCCGACCGGGCCGCCCTCTACCGCACGGTCCTCGACGGCCGCCGCGTCCTGGTGCTGCTCGACAACGCCCGCGACGCCGCCCAGGTCCGTCCGCTGCTGCCCGGCACCGCGGGCTGCGCCGCCCTCGTCACCAGCCGGGTCCGGATGTCGGGCCTCGCCGGGGCCCATCTCGTCGACCTCGACGTGATGAGCCCCGAGGAGGCCCTGCAGCTGTTCACCCGCATCGTCGGCGCCGAGCGGGTCGGCGCCGAACGCCAGGCCGCCCTCAACGTCGTCGGCGCCTGCGGGTTCCTGCCGCTCGCCATCCGCATCGCCGCCTCCCGGCTCGCCGCCCGCCGCACCTGGACCGTCTCCGTCCTCGCCGCCAAACTCGCCGACGAACGCCGCCGCCTCGACGAGCTCCAGGCCGGCGACCTCGCCGTCAAGGCCACCTTCGAGCTGGGCTACGGCCAGCTGGAGCCCGCCCAGCAACGCGCCTTCCGCCTCCTCGGCCTCGCCGACGGCCCCGACATCTCCCTCTCCGCCGCGGCCGCCGTCCTGGACCTGCCCGAGCACGACACCGAGGACCTCCTCGAAGCTTTAGTCGACTGCTCCCTGCTCGAATCGGCCGCGCCCGGCCGCTACCGCTTCCACGACCTCGTCCGCCTCTACGCGCGTGCCTGCGCCGAACGCGACGAGCAGCCCTCCCTGGGGCAGGACGCCGCCCTCGACCGGCTCCTCGACTTCTACCTGGCCACCGCCTCCCGGGTGTACGCGGTCGAGCGTCCCGGCGACCGGCTCCCGGCCCACCTCTCCCCCACCCGCCACCCCGGCCTGATCCTGACCGAACCCCGCGCCGCCCTGGACTGGCTGTTCGCCGAGGCCGACCCGCTGCTGGCCTGCGTACGGCAGGCGGCCGGGCGGCCAGCCGCGCTGCGCAGGGCCGTGGACCTGCTGTGGGCGGCCAAGGACCTCGCCGAGTCCGGCGCCAACTCCAAGCAGTACGAGTCCGCCGCGCTGACCCTGCGCGAGGCCGCGCGGGCGGCGAAGGACCCTCGGGCCGAGGGCCGCGCCCGGACCACGCTCACCATGGTCCACCTCGTCGCGGGCCGCTTCACCGAGGGCGACGAGGAGGCCCGCCAGGCCATGGACCTGGCCCGCGAGGCGGGCGACCCGCTGCCCAGCTGCTGGGCGCCCAACGACCGCGGGATCATCGCCCTCTACCAGGGCCGGCACCGGGACGGCGAGCGCTACCTGCTGGAGGCCATCGAGAAGTTCCGGGCCGACGCGAACGTCATCGGCGAGGCCAGCGCCCTGTGCAACCTGTCCCGGATCCACGTCGAGCTGGGCCGCCTGCCCAGCGCCATCGACCTGGCGCAGCAGGGCATCGCCATCTACGACCGGATGGGCCTGACCCTGCGCCTGGCCAACGGCCGCTACGCGCTGGGCATCGCGCTGACCCAGGCCGGACGGCTGCGGGAGGCGCTGACGCAGCTCGGGGAGGCGCTGTCGCTGTTCCACGACAACCGCCAGCCCCTGTGGGAGGGCGTGACGCACTTCCGGCTGGCCGAGGCGCACCTGGCGGCCCGGCGGCCCACCCTGGCCGCCAAGCACGCCGAACAGGCGATCGCGCTGCGCGGGATCGGCGGGGAGTGGCGCCGGGCGACGGTACTGACCGTGCTGGGCAAGGCGCTGCGGCGGCTCGGCCAGCCGGACCGGGCGCAGGCCTGCTGGCGGGACGCGGAGACGGTGTTCACGCAGCTGGGCTCGTCCGAACTGGCCGAGGTTCAGGCCCTGCTGGCGGCGGAGCTGGCCGCCTGACGAGGGCGGATGCGGGTCCCGGTCCGGATGGACGGCCGCGTTCATCGTTCGTTTATCGCCACCCGCCACGATGGATGCATCGACCCGGTGCATCGGGGGACGCCCGGGCCGGCTGGAGGACTACCCGTTCGGCGGTCCGCGGGGGAATCGCCGAACGGGCCCGACTCATCCATCAGGAGATCCGATGACGACGAACGAGAACAGCCTGCCGCTCGACGGCGACATCAGACCGCTCGACAACCACGCTTCGGGCGTCGAGATCAATCCTCTGGATCCGCTCGACCCTCCGGCCCCGAAGCAGCCGGGTGAGAAGCCGCTCGACAACCACGCCTCGGGCGAGGAGATCGTGACGCTGGACAACCACGCGTCCGGCTCCCTCCCGTAGCACCACCGGCCTTCGGGCCGCACGGCACGACGTACGGGGGAAACGTACGGGGGACCCGCGGGCGGGCGTACAGGGGGAACGTACGGGGGCCGCTCGCGGGACGTACGGGGGAAGTACGGGGGAAGTACGGGGGATCCTCCCCCGGGGGAACGTACGGGGGACGTACGGGGGACCCGCGGGGGAAGACGTACGGGGGAGCAACACGGGGGAACGGCGGCCGCGGTGGCCAGGAGGGGGACCACCGCGGCCGTCGCACGCCCGCGTCCGGGCGCGGTACCGGGCCGGCCGGGGTCCGGGCCGGAAGGGATGATTCCTGCCGCACGGCGACAGAAGACCACTTCCGGGACGGCCGGACCCTCCCGGAAACCGGCCCCCGCGGCCCGCCGGTGACTACGCTGGCAGCGTGTTCACCTCCCAGGGCCCGAGCCTGCGCGAACTGGCCGTCCAGGCCCTCTCCTCCGTCGAGCACGGCTACGACCTGCTCGCCCCGAAGTTCGACCACACCCCGTTCCGCACCCCGGACCGGATGCTCGACGCCGTCGAGGAGGCCCTCGCCCAGCGGGAGGGTTCCTTCTCCGACGGCCTCGACCTGTGCTGCGGCACCGGCGCGGGCCTGCCGATGCTGCGCCGCCTGTGCCGGGAGCGGGTCACCGGGGTCGACCTCAGCGCGGGCATGCTCGCCGAGGCCGCGCGTCGGCACCCCGAGGGGGTGGACCTCCTGCGGGGCGATGCGCTGGCGCTGCCGGAGGCGCTCACGGACTCGTACGACCTGGCGGTGAGCTTCGGGGCCTTCGGGCACTTCCTGCCGGCCGAGCGGCCCGCCCTGTTCGCGGGCGTGCACCGGGCGCTGCGGCCCGGAGGGGTCTTCGCCTTCCCCGTGGGCGCCCCGATCCCGCTCTCCTCGCCCCTGTGGTGGGCGGTGGCCGGGTTCGACGCGGCGATGCGGGTGCGCAACGCCGTCTGGCGGCCGCCCTTCGTCATGTACTACCGCACCTTCCCGCTGGGCCCCGTCCGCGCGGACCTGGCGGCGGCGGGCTTCGGTGTGGAGACGGTCCCGCTGGAGCACTTCGGGTACCGGGAGGACGGCAGCCCGCGCTGGCGGCTGCTGCTGGCCCGGAAGTCCGGCCCGGCCGGCTGATCACCGGATCGTGTCGAAGGCGAGCCGGACCCGCTCCTGGTCGGTGACGTCGCTGCCGTCGCGCAGCCGGGCCGTGTCGTTGCCGGACAGGGCCCGCCCGTAGATCCGTACGTCGTCCAGGGCGCCCGCGTAGAAGGCCTTGTAGTCGGGCTGCGTGCCGATGTGGATCGTGAAGGCTCCGGTGGGCCGGAAGTCGGGCCGGCCGGGGCCCAGCGGCGCGGTGGCGGCCCGTCCGCCGTCCACGGACAGTTCGAGGCGGTCGCCCTTGCGCTGGAAGACCACGTGGTGCCAGGCGTCGTCGTCGGTCCGGATCGCGGCGGCCACGGAGACGGGTCCCGTCCCGTCGTTGGCGGTGGCTTCGAGGCGGCCGGTCTCCGGGTCGGCCTCGATGCGCAGCTGTCTGGCGGTCGGGCCCTGGCCGTAGGCCCACAGCAGCGGCTGGCGCAGGCCGCTCTCCCGGTCCTGGCCGCGGGTCTTGTACTTGACCCAGGTGGCGACGGCGAAGTCCCCGTCCCCCACGCGCAGTGCCTCCGGGCAGTCGGTGAGGCGCAGGAAGTCGTCCTTGCCGTCGAAGCGCATGGTCTTCCCGCCGTCCGGCCGGTTGCCGAGGCGGGGCGCGCCGTGGACGACGGCGTCGTGGTGGCCCGCGCTGGTGTCGGGGGTGTGCCGGGGGGTGAGGTCCTCGGCGGCGGCGCGCAGTTCCTGGGGGCCGAAGGCGGTGAACTTGATGTAGCCGTGCGGGGTGCCGTTGGCGGTCTCGTAGAGCATGCCGATCCGGCCGCCGGGCAGGACGGCCATGTCGGAGTAGCCGGCGCGTTCGCGCAGGACGACGGCGCCGCTCTTGGACCAGGTGCGTCCGCCGTCCTCGGAGGTGCGTACGGCCAGGGTCCAGCGGTCGGAGAACTCGGCTCCGGGACGGCTGGGCGCCGACAGCAGGAGGGGGCCGCCGGGCAGCTGGAGGAGGGATCCGGAGGCGGGCGGTGCGATCAGCCCGGTGACGGGTGCGAAGCCGGGGGCGGGGAAGGCGGGGGCGGCGGCGTCGTCGACGAGGGCGGCGATGCGGTGGTCGTCGGTGCCGCAGGTGGCGGTGGAGCGGGCGTTGACGTAGATCCGGCCGTCGGGGAGCTGGGTGAGGGCGGGCTCGTTGGGGGCGGGGGTGCCTTCGGGGGCGCCCCAGCGGGCGCCGGCCTGCCAGGTGACGCCGCCGTCGTCGCTGTAGAGGAGCTGGGCTCCGGATTCGTTGGACTCGGTGCGGTAGTCGGCGCCGACGACGAGCCGGCCGGGGCGGTCGGGGCGGGTCGGGGTGAGCTGGATGCCGTGGCCGGGGCCGACCGAGACCCAGGCCCAGTCGGCGCCCTTGAGCTGGGGCTGGGGGGCGGGTTCGGAGGTCCAGTGGGCGCCGTCGTCGGTGCTGTGGGCCAGGCGCAGTTCGCGGGGGCCGCGGACGCGGTTGCCGGCGGCGTCGGGGGCCCAGGTGCTGTAGGCGTAGAGGAGGGAGATCCGCCCGGAGGAGGAGTCGACGACGGGGGCGGGGTTGCCGTAGGCGCCGGGATCGCCGGTGCCGCGGATGATCTCCATCGGGCCCCAGGTGCGGCCTTCGTCGGTGGAGCGCTTCATGACGAGGTCGATGTCGCCGATGTCGTTGCAACTCGCGGTGCGGGCCTCGGCGATGGCCAGCAGGGTGCCGTCCTTGGTGGTGGTGAGGGTGGGGATGCGGTAGCAGTCGTAGCCCTCGGTGAAGGCGCTGAAGGGCGCGGACACGGCGGCGGTCAGCCCGCGGCGGCCGCCCCCGCCGCCGTCGCCGTCGTCGCCCGGACCGTCAGGGCCGGCGGGCGTGCCGGGCAGGAGGGCGAGGAGCAGGACCACGGCGAGGGCGGCGACGGCCCCGGCCGCCGCCCACAGCCGGGCCCGGGGACCTCGGGGAAATCGGACAACCGGCTGGTTCGCGCTCACCCGTGCAGGCTAACGCGGGTGCGATCACCACAACCGCCCCGGGGATGTCACCCCGGGGATGTACGGCCGGTACGGACGTAGATCCACAGGCTGATGGCAGACGCGCCCGCCCGCCCTAGCGTTCGAGGTGTCGGCCCGGACCGGGCCGGACTCCACGGAACACGGACGGAGAGAACGTGAAGCGACGCTCGTTCCTGGCGGGCGCGGCCGTGGCCGCCGCCCTGGCCGGCACCCTCGGCACCACCACCGCCCACGCCGACACCCGGGCCGACACCCGGGCCGGCACCCGGGGCGGCACCCTCGCGGCACAACCGGCTTCGGGCGCTCCGGCGTTGCCCGCGCCCTCCGGGCACCAGCCGGTCGGCAGGACCACGGTCCACCTGAAGGACGAGGGCCGGCCCGACCCGTGGGTTCCCTCGGAGAAGCGGGAGCTGATGGTCTCCCTCTGGTACCCGGCCGTCGCCCCCTCGGGCACGCCCGCGCCGTACATGACGTCCGGGGAGTCCGAGCGGTACGTCGAGGCCGGTCGACTGGGCGTGCCGAAGGACCTGTTCACCACGGTGGTGACCCACGCGTCGGCCGACGCCCGGCCGGAGCGGGTGCGCGGCGGGCTGCCCCTGGTCATCCTGTCCCCGGGCTTCGGCATGCCGCGCGCCACCCTGACGGGCCTGGCCGAGGAGCTCGCGAGCCGCGGCTACGCCGTCGCCGGGATCGGGCACAACTACGAGGCCGACGGCATCACCTTCCCCGACGGCCACACGACCTCCTGCGTGGCGTGCGAGGAGAAGGACCGGGACAAGGTCTTCGAGAAGGCCGGCGCCGTCCGCGCCGAGGACATCTCCTTCGTGATCGACGAGCTGACCGGGAAGCGGGCGGCCCGGGACCACGGCGTGGCCCTCGACCCCGGCCGGATCGCCGTCGTCGGGCACTCGGCCGGCGGTTTCAGCACCGTCCCGGCCATGCTGAAGGACCCCCGGGTCAAGGCGGGGGTCAACATGGACGGCAACTTCCGCTACCCGGACCACGAGACGCCCGTGAACCGGCCGCTCCTGATGCTGGGCAACCCCGGCCACGTACCCGGCGGCGGCGACCCGACCTGGGACAGCACC
Protein-coding sequences here:
- a CDS encoding BTAD domain-containing putative transcriptional regulator, giving the protein MDGIPAIPHQRNHPEAARSRNSADVPAAPEPPAPPENPPAPHAPAPHAAEPPHAPRPPEPSPADNRFAVLGPVRAWRGPEALPSGSPQQRALLAVLLLRDGRTATAPELIDAIWGEDPPPQALATIRTYASRLRKVLHPGLLVSDAGGYAIRLRHQEALDLGIARSLAADAETARSAGDRALARTLLARALDLWDGEPLAGVPGPHADTERTRLAEWRLQLLETRLDLDLEVGHHAEAVSELTALTAAHPLRERLRELLMLALYRSGRQAEALAVYADTRRLLAEELGVDPRPELSALQQRILNADAELARAEDPATAAAPAPVRPAQLPATVPDFTGRAPFVSELGEILAGAGGQVMAVSALAGIGGVGKTTLAVHVAHAARPHFPDGQLYADLQGTDPRPAQPEAVLGSFLRALGTPDSSIPDSAADRAALYRTVLDGRRVLVLLDNARDAAQVRPLLPGTAGCAALVTSRVRMSGLAGAHLVDLDVMSPEEALQLFTRIVGAERVGAERQAALNVVGACGFLPLAIRIAASRLAARRTWTVSVLAAKLADERRRLDELQAGDLAVKATFELGYGQLEPAQQRAFRLLGLADGPDISLSAAAAVLDLPEHDTEDLLEALVDCSLLESAAPGRYRFHDLVRLYARACAERDEQPSLGQDAALDRLLDFYLATASRVYAVERPGDRLPAHLSPTRHPGLILTEPRAALDWLFAEADPLLACVRQAAGRPAALRRAVDLLWAAKDLAESGANSKQYESAALTLREAARAAKDPRAEGRARTTLTMVHLVAGRFTEGDEEARQAMDLAREAGDPLPSCWAPNDRGIIALYQGRHRDGERYLLEAIEKFRADANVIGEASALCNLSRIHVELGRLPSAIDLAQQGIAIYDRMGLTLRLANGRYALGIALTQAGRLREALTQLGEALSLFHDNRQPLWEGVTHFRLAEAHLAARRPTLAAKHAEQAIALRGIGGEWRRATVLTVLGKALRRLGQPDRAQACWRDAETVFTQLGSSELAEVQALLAAELAA
- a CDS encoding exo-alpha-sialidase, which encodes MSANQPVVRFPRGPRARLWAAAGAVAALAVVLLLALLPGTPAGPDGPGDDGDGGGGGRRGLTAAVSAPFSAFTEGYDCYRIPTLTTTKDGTLLAIAEARTASCNDIGDIDLVMKRSTDEGRTWGPMEIIRGTGDPGAYGNPAPVVDSSSGRISLLYAYSTWAPDAAGNRVRGPRELRLAHSTDDGAHWTSEPAPQPQLKGADWAWVSVGPGHGIQLTPTRPDRPGRLVVGADYRTESNESGAQLLYSDDGGVTWQAGARWGAPEGTPAPNEPALTQLPDGRIYVNARSTATCGTDDHRIAALVDDAAAPAFPAPGFAPVTGLIAPPASGSLLQLPGGPLLLSAPSRPGAEFSDRWTLAVRTSEDGGRTWSKSGAVVLRERAGYSDMAVLPGGRIGMLYETANGTPHGYIKFTAFGPQELRAAAEDLTPRHTPDTSAGHHDAVVHGAPRLGNRPDGGKTMRFDGKDDFLRLTDCPEALRVGDGDFAVATWVKYKTRGQDRESGLRQPLLWAYGQGPTARQLRIEADPETGRLEATANDGTGPVSVAAAIRTDDDAWHHVVFQRKGDRLELSVDGGRAATAPLGPGRPDFRPTGAFTIHIGTQPDYKAFYAGALDDVRIYGRALSGNDTARLRDGSDVTDQERVRLAFDTIR
- a CDS encoding class I SAM-dependent methyltransferase, which codes for MFTSQGPSLRELAVQALSSVEHGYDLLAPKFDHTPFRTPDRMLDAVEEALAQREGSFSDGLDLCCGTGAGLPMLRRLCRERVTGVDLSAGMLAEAARRHPEGVDLLRGDALALPEALTDSYDLAVSFGAFGHFLPAERPALFAGVHRALRPGGVFAFPVGAPIPLSSPLWWAVAGFDAAMRVRNAVWRPPFVMYYRTFPLGPVRADLAAAGFGVETVPLEHFGYREDGSPRWRLLLARKSGPAG
- a CDS encoding alpha/beta hydrolase family protein, which translates into the protein MKRRSFLAGAAVAAALAGTLGTTTAHADTRADTRAGTRGGTLAAQPASGAPALPAPSGHQPVGRTTVHLKDEGRPDPWVPSEKRELMVSLWYPAVAPSGTPAPYMTSGESERYVEAGRLGVPKDLFTTVVTHASADARPERVRGGLPLVILSPGFGMPRATLTGLAEELASRGYAVAGIGHNYEADGITFPDGHTTSCVACEEKDRDKVFEKAGAVRAEDISFVIDELTGKRAARDHGVALDPGRIAVVGHSAGGFSTVPAMLKDPRVKAGVNMDGNFRYPDHETPVNRPLLMLGNPGHVPGGGDPTWDSTWKQFTGWKRWLSVDGTEHLSFTDLAPLAKQLGRPLQALDGDRADTITRSYVTAFVDTHLRGRGAPLLDGPAAAFPEVRFHRP